Proteins encoded within one genomic window of SAR202 cluster bacterium:
- a CDS encoding MBL fold metallo-hydrolase translates to MQPQISKPYKANADTYVIPLFFPIPMLGALPINAYLIKAKEPVLVDTSAPVVREQFLSALKSLIDPKDLKWLFMTHEDGEHGGNVKAVLDNFPNARLVTNFVGVGKLSAEFEVPLPRVYLLNHGQSFSAGDRHLTALRPPLFDSAATQGLYDAKTSSIFTVDSFGAFLPSPTEDPFTVPQPDFIRGFNTWNNSNHPWSVNVDQKKFASLLEGIRKLNVKTILSTHLPPAHGHTEELLKAMANIPNVEPFVGPDQAALQAMLAQMAAGATSHG, encoded by the coding sequence ATGCAGCCCCAAATTTCCAAGCCCTACAAGGCTAACGCCGATACCTACGTTATCCCTCTTTTCTTCCCTATCCCCATGCTCGGCGCCTTGCCAATTAACGCCTACCTCATCAAGGCCAAGGAGCCTGTTCTCGTCGACACCTCCGCCCCTGTCGTCCGAGAGCAATTCCTCTCCGCCCTCAAGTCCCTCATCGACCCCAAAGACCTCAAGTGGCTCTTCATGACCCACGAGGACGGCGAGCACGGCGGAAACGTCAAGGCCGTCCTGGATAACTTCCCTAACGCCCGCCTCGTCACCAACTTCGTCGGCGTCGGCAAGCTTTCCGCCGAGTTCGAGGTCCCCCTGCCCCGCGTCTACCTCCTCAACCACGGCCAGTCCTTCAGCGCCGGCGATCGCCATCTCACCGCCCTTCGGCCTCCCCTCTTCGACTCCGCCGCCACCCAGGGCCTCTACGACGCCAAGACCTCCTCCATCTTCACTGTGGATTCCTTCGGCGCCTTCCTCCCTTCCCCCACCGAAGACCCCTTCACCGTCCCACAGCCGGACTTCATTCGGGGCTTCAACACTTGGAACAACTCCAACCACCCCTGGTCCGTCAACGTCGACCAGAAGAAGTTCGCCAGCCTTCTAGAAGGCATCCGAAAGCTGAACGTCAAGACCATCCTCAGCACCCACCTGCCTCCCGCCCACGGCCACACCGAGGAACTCCTCAAGGCCATGGCCAACATCCCCAACGTGGAACCCTTCGTCGGCCCCGACCAGGCCGCCCTCCAAGCCATGCTAGCCCAAATGGCCGCCGGCGCCACCTCCCACGGCTAG
- a CDS encoding FAD-binding protein, translating to MARGYGLVRKPSIFKKLETVVGKGYVISHPDDLLVFEYDGSIDKAVPQAVVFPVSMEEVRRVVAVAQEFDVAVVGRGSGTGLSGGAIASAGGLQVALTRMNRILEMDVENRLAVVEPGVINLQLDEAARKHGLRYAPDPSSQRACSIGGNVAENAGGPHCLAYGVTSNHVLGLEVALEDGSVTWLGGRTRETVGYDLRGVFVGSEGTFGIATKAVVRLLAAPPSIKTYMAVFRDIESACEAVSSVIGKGMVPAAMEMIDALTIKAVQNLHDMGLPKDAGCVLLVEVEGLREEVEEMGGEVEGVLRKSGSREVRWAESAAERERLWRARKGALGALGSLAPNYYLVDGVAPRTKLASVLRQVSEISERYKTPIANVFHAGDGNLHPCILFDEREAGSVERVIEVGGEILKVCVEAGGSLSGEHGIGLEKKAYMPLVFSEEDMSVMRLVREGFSPSGRFNPGKIFPGGPMDGDDIDVRAMQKRAVSVAGPGAHV from the coding sequence ATGGCTAGGGGGTATGGTTTGGTTAGAAAGCCATCAATATTTAAGAAGCTGGAGACCGTGGTGGGAAAGGGGTATGTGATTTCCCATCCCGACGACCTGCTGGTCTTTGAGTATGACGGGTCGATAGATAAGGCTGTGCCGCAGGCGGTGGTGTTTCCGGTGTCGATGGAGGAGGTGAGGAGGGTGGTGGCGGTGGCGCAAGAATTCGACGTGGCGGTGGTGGGAAGGGGGTCGGGGACGGGGCTGAGCGGCGGGGCCATCGCGTCGGCGGGCGGGTTGCAGGTGGCGCTGACTCGGATGAACCGGATATTAGAGATGGACGTGGAGAACCGGCTGGCGGTGGTAGAGCCGGGGGTTATTAATCTACAGCTCGATGAGGCGGCGCGGAAGCACGGGTTGAGATATGCGCCGGACCCGTCGAGCCAGCGGGCGTGCAGCATCGGCGGGAACGTGGCGGAGAACGCGGGCGGGCCGCACTGCCTGGCCTACGGCGTGACCAGCAACCACGTGCTGGGGCTGGAGGTGGCGCTGGAGGACGGGAGCGTTACGTGGCTGGGGGGTCGGACGAGGGAGACGGTGGGGTATGACTTGCGGGGCGTGTTCGTGGGGTCGGAGGGGACGTTTGGAATCGCGACCAAGGCTGTCGTGCGGCTGCTGGCGGCGCCGCCGTCGATTAAGACCTACATGGCGGTGTTCAGGGACATAGAGTCGGCGTGCGAGGCGGTGTCGTCGGTCATCGGCAAAGGGATGGTGCCGGCGGCGATGGAGATGATCGACGCGCTAACTATCAAGGCGGTGCAGAACTTGCACGACATGGGGCTGCCGAAGGACGCGGGGTGTGTGCTGCTGGTGGAGGTGGAGGGGCTGCGGGAGGAGGTGGAGGAGATGGGTGGGGAAGTGGAGGGGGTGCTGAGGAAGTCGGGGTCGAGGGAGGTACGGTGGGCGGAGTCGGCGGCGGAGAGGGAGCGGCTGTGGAGGGCGAGGAAGGGTGCGCTGGGGGCGCTGGGGAGCCTGGCGCCGAACTATTATTTGGTGGACGGAGTGGCGCCTCGGACGAAGCTAGCATCGGTGTTGCGGCAGGTGTCGGAGATAAGCGAACGGTATAAGACGCCTATCGCCAACGTATTTCACGCGGGAGATGGGAACTTGCACCCGTGCATACTGTTCGACGAGCGGGAGGCGGGGTCGGTGGAACGGGTTATCGAGGTGGGCGGCGAGATATTGAAGGTTTGTGTGGAGGCGGGAGGGAGCCTGAGCGGGGAGCACGGGATAGGGTTGGAGAAGAAGGCGTATATGCCGCTGGTGTTCAGCGAGGAGGATATGTCGGTGATGCGGCTGGTGCGGGAGGGGTTTTCGCCGTCGGGGAGGTTTAATCCGGGGAAGATTTTCCCGGGTGGACCGATGGATGGGGACGATATAGATGTGAGGGCGATGCAGAAGCGGGCGGTGTCGGTGGCGGGGCCAGGGGCGCATGTGTAG
- a CDS encoding TenA family protein yields the protein MAPKASPACSASLLPIPYNPPMSFTAAIEKKASRLRRAILKHPFITGIGRGDLDVEKFKFYVRQDYLYLIDYSRVLALASAKAPTLNAQGWFAKLLHETLNTEMDLHRQYCAQFGISRRQLEATPIAPTTLAYVNFLLAVAYHSTYAELVAALLPCQWGYWEIGHHLTKSTSAHQGGGRAPMQSGRVLSEGRARTQPKDLYHQWIEMYSSPDFKTLGYWLRRHTNDVAKAQSPRVLQLMEDAYLTSLRYEYQFWDMSLRLEDWPV from the coding sequence ATGGCTCCCAAAGCCAGTCCAGCCTGTAGCGCTTCCCTCCTACCCATCCCTTATAATCCCCCCATGTCCTTCACCGCCGCCATCGAGAAAAAAGCCTCCCGCCTTCGCCGCGCCATCCTCAAACATCCCTTCATCACTGGCATTGGCCGCGGCGACCTGGATGTCGAAAAGTTCAAGTTCTATGTCCGCCAGGACTACCTCTACCTCATCGACTACAGCCGCGTCCTCGCTCTCGCCTCCGCCAAAGCCCCCACCCTGAACGCCCAGGGTTGGTTCGCCAAACTCCTCCACGAGACCCTCAACACCGAGATGGACCTCCACCGCCAGTACTGCGCCCAGTTTGGCATCTCCCGGCGCCAGCTTGAGGCCACCCCCATCGCTCCCACCACCCTCGCCTACGTTAACTTCCTCCTCGCCGTCGCCTACCATAGTACGTACGCCGAACTCGTCGCCGCCCTACTCCCCTGCCAGTGGGGCTACTGGGAAATCGGCCATCACCTCACAAAATCCACTTCCGCTCATCAGGGCGGGGGCCGAGCCCCAATGCAATCGGGGCGAGTCCTGAGCGAAGGCCGTGCTCGGACGCAGCCGAAGGACCTGTATCACCAGTGGATCGAAATGTACTCCTCCCCCGATTTCAAAACCCTCGGCTACTGGCTCCGACGCCATACCAACGACGTCGCCAAGGCCCAAAGCCCGCGAGTCCTGCAGCTCATGGAAGACGCTTACCTCACCAGCCTACGCTACGAATATCAGTTCTGGGATATGTCTCTTCGATTGGAGGATTGGCCCGTATAA